The DNA sequence CGCCGCTTGTTCGCGCGGCGTATTTTCCAACTCCTGAATGATGCGACTGCCGATCACTACCGCGTCGGACAACGATCCGATCGCCTTGGCCGTTGCCGCATCGCGAATGCCGAAGCCGACGCCGACCGGCACGCGTACATGTTTCTTAATTGCAGGGACTTTCTGCGCCACGGCATCCAAGTCCAGATGCCCCGAACCGGTCACTCCTTTCAGGGACACGTAATAGACATAGCCGCTGGCGATTTTCCCGACCTGCTCGATGCGCTCGTCGGTCGAGGTTGGAGCCAAGAGAAAAATCGGGTCCAATCCGTTTTCCTTCATGCGCGCGGCGAATTCTTCACACTCTTCCGGCGGATAGTCCACCACGAGCACGCCGTCGACACCCGCCTGTTTGGCGGCGTCGATGAAGGCATCCGCGCCCATGTGCTCGATCGGATTGGCGTACCCCATCAGCACCACCGGCGTAGTCTGGTTCGTGCCGCGGAATTCGCGCACGAACTGGAGCACGTGGCGCATGCCGACGCCGTTGGCCAGGGCCCTTTCCGATGCGCGCTGGATGACCGGACCGTCCGCCATCGGGTCCGAGAATGGCACGCCGAGCTCGATGATGTCAGCACCGCCGGCAACCAGCGCATGCATCAACGGCACGGTCAGCTCGGGAGCGGGGTCACCGGCGGTAATGAACGGGATCAGGCCTTTTTTGTTTTTCTCTGCCAGGGCAGACAAGGTGGATTGAATTCTGGACATGGGCGGTTTGCCTTGGATTCGCTTTCGTTGCGCCGCTCCGGCCTGCGCCGGAACGACACCTGCTTTTAAACGTGGTGGATGTGGCCGACGGGACCTAGAACTTTTTCTTCATACGTTCGGCGACGGTGTGCATATCCTTGTCGCCGCGGCCGGACAGATTCGCCAGGACGATCCTGTCTTTCGGCAGAGTCGCCGCGAACTTGGCGGCATAGGCCAGCGCGTGACTGGATTCCAAGGCCGGGATGATGCCCTCGATGCGGCAGCAATTGTGGAATGCCTCGATCGCTTCATCGTCCGTGATCGACACGTATTGCGCCCGACCGGAATCCTTGAGGTAGGCATGCTCCGGACCGACGCCCGGGTAATCGAGGCCAGCCGACACCGAATGCGTTTCGATGATCTGTCCGTCCTCGTTCTGCAGCAGGTAGGTGCGGTTGCCGTGCAAGACACCCGGCGAGCCGGCGATCAGCGAAGCGGAATGCCTGCCGGTTTCCAGCCCCTCACCTGCAGCCTCGACGCCGACCAGCTGCACATCCTTGTAATCGATATAAGGATAGAAGATACCCATCGCATTCGAGCCGCCGCCGATGCAGGCCACCACGTAATCCGGCTGGCGCCCGGCCATTTCCGGCATCTGCACCAGACACTCCTTGCCGATCACCGACTGGAAATCGCGCACCATCATCGGATACGGGTGCGGGCCGGCCACCGTGCCGATGATGTAGAAAGTGTTTTCGACATTGGTGACCCAGTCGCGCATCGCTTCGTTCAACGCGTCCTTCAGGGTCTTGGAACCGGACTCGACCGGCACGACCTTGGCGCCCAACAGCTCCATGCGGTACACGTTCTGCACCTGGCGTTTGACGTCTTCGGCGCCCATGTAGACCACGCATTCCAGGCCGAAGCGCGCGCAGATGGTGGCAGTCGCCACGCCATGCTGGCCGGCGCCGGTTTCGGCGATCACGCGTGGCTTGCCCATGCGCTTGGCGAGCAAGGCCTGGCCGATCACGTTGTTGATCTTATGCGCACCGGTATGGTTGAGGTCTTCGCGCTTGAAGTAGATTTGCGCGCCACCCATCATTTCCGACCAGCGCCTGGCGTGATAGATCGGGCTGGGGCGGCCGACGAAATGCTTCAGCTCGTTGTCGAATTCAGCCAGGAACTCCGGATCGTTGCGAAAGTGCGCATACCCCTCCTTCAGCTGTGTCAAAGCGTGGGTCAGGGTTTCGGAAACGAAGCTGCCGCCGTAAGGGCCGAAATGCCCTCTTGAATCCGGCAGGTTGTAGCGTGCGGCCTGCTGAATCGCCGTGTGCTGCACGGATTGGCGCTCGGCGTAGTGTTCGAGCGGGTTCAATTCTTTCATGGTCGTTCTCTTCTATTCATCCAGTGATGCATCCGCCTGGCGTACCGCGCGGATGAAGGCTGTGATCCTTGCCGGATCCTTGACACCCTTGGCCTGTTCGACGCCGCTGCTGACGTCGACCGCGTAAGGGCGCACGCGACGCATGGCGTCAGTGACGTTTTGCACGCTCAAGCCACCACTCAAAACGACCCGAGGCGCGAGCTCTTTTGGAATGAGGGACCAATCGAAAACCTTTCCACCGCCGCCATAACCATCCACGAAAGCATCAAGCAGCAAACCGCTAAACAAGGTGCTGGCGGCACGATAACTTTGCTCGTATTTTAGCAAATCGGCGCCCGACATATCGGCAGATACTCGAAGCGCGCGGGTAAACGGCCGATTCACGAGCTTGGCTATTTCACAACATTGTTCAACCGTTTCATCGCCGTGAAACTGCAACTGGGAGACCGGAGCTCGCGCAACGATTTGCTGCACGTCCTCCGGTCTGGCATTCACGAACAAGCCGACAGCCGCGACATAGGGCGGAACAGACGCGATCAATTCGGCTGCCACCTCCGGCGTCACGTAGCGCGGGCTTTTTTCATAAAACACCAGGCCGATCGCATCGGCTCCGGACGTGACCGCCGTTTGCACGTCTTCAACACGGCTCAAGCCGCAAATCTTGATTCGGGTACGGGAATTCATCAAGGTAGCTCAAATTGAATTTGCAGCAACTCAGGCATGCGCCGGGAGCGTGGCGGGAGCCCACGGCAACGGGTTGACGGCATCGTGCGGCAGCGCCCATTTTGCATCGTAATCGATCCGCGCCAGATACAAGCCGTCCGGCATGAAGGTCGGGGCCGCACGGCTGCGGTCGCGGCATTCGAGTATCTCTTTCATCCACGAAGGAGGCTGATTGCCGTTGCCGATCACGATCAGCGAACCGACGATATTGCGCACCATGTGATGCAAAAATGCGTTGGCGCACAATGTGACGACAAGAATATCGCCCTGACGTTCAATGCGGATATCGTGCATGGTCTTGACCGGCGACTTAGCCTGGCATTCGGCCGCGCGGAATGACGAAAAATCATGCATGCCCAGCAAGTGCCGCGCCGCTTCCCGCATCGGTTCGACCTGCAACGGCCGGAACACCCATCCGGCCTTGCCCGCCAGCAGGGGTGAGCGCACCGGATGGTTGTAGATCACGTAATGGTAGGTACGCGCGACCGCGGAAAAACGTGCGTGGAAATCGTCCGGCGCCGTCGACGGCACTTCGCAGGACCAGCGCACCGCGATGGAAGGCGGCAGGAATGCGTTGACCCCGCGCACCCAGGAAAACAGTTCGCGATCGAGCCCGGTATCGAAATGCACCACCTGCTCCAGCGCATGCACGCCGGCATCGGTGCGCCCGGCGCAGGTCGTGACGATGTCGGTCAGGGTGAACTTCCTGAGCGCGTCTTGCAGCGTGTCCTGCACGGTTCCTCCGCCCGGCTGGGTCTGCCAGCCGCGCCATGGCGTTCCGTCGTACTGGACGCCGAGCACAATACGTTTCAAGTCGGCTCCGCTATGAATTCGTCAAAAACAAAACGGGCGCCCGCATCGCGTCGCGCCCGTTGATGGTTGGCTGCCAGGATTATGCGAGTTCCAGCAACAGCGACTTCGCCTTTTCGCTTTGCTCCGGCGAGCCGCCTTTCATGACCTCGTCCAGCAGTTCGCGCGCGCCTTCCTTGTCGCCAATCTCGCGGTAAGCCATCGCCAGATCCAGCTTGGTCGCCATCTCGGCGTCAACCGATGTCGTGTTCAGATCCAGCGACGGCAGTTCGTCGAGCGACTCCAATGAAGGCTCGGGCACCGCATTCGATGCGCCCGGGTTCAGGTCAAGGTTAATCCCAGACAAATCGAAGTCCAGCGGCTCGGATTCCGCGGAAGACGCCGGTTCCGCCTTCGCTTCCTCAGCAGTTGGGACCTCAGGAACTTCCGGCAATTCCGGAATGCTGAAATCCGCCGGTGCAAGCTCTTCCGCAGGCAACTCCAGCGGCGCATCCTTGGCAGAAGTTTCCTCCTGCGACTGGAATTCGAGATCGGCGATCGACGGGATCGGGTCCAGCTGCAGGTCGGCCAGAGGTTCCGGCTCGGATTGCCCCGCCGCTGCTTCCACCGGCTTGGCCGGCTCATCAAGGAAGTCGAAATCGATCGATGCCAAGTCAGCCGGCGGTTCAGCCGGTGCCGGATGCGGAATCGTGTTCGGGACTTTCGCCAGGTCCATGCCGTCCAGATCAAAGTCAAGGTCGTTCGACTCCGCCTTAGTCGCCGGCTGCTCCGGTAGCGGCGTCTCCTGCGGCAATTCAAGCGGCGCGTCCGTTTCCAGCGCGCTGTTGTTGAAGTAGGACGTGTCCGTTTCGAGCGAGCTGATATCCTCCGCCGGCACGTCTGGCTGGGTGCTCGCCAGCAGCGTGGCTAAGCCCTGATCTTTCAGCGGCTGTGTTGGGGCGATCATGCCAACGGCCGGCGCCGGGGCAGCTTCCGTCGCCTCCTTGCCGCCAGCGTACAGCGGATTGTTCGGGTCGATCGCAGCGCCCATGGATGCGGCTTGCGCCCACTCGTCGCCTTCGCCCTTGGTCAGGCCGTACAGCTCGGTCGCCAGCACCTCGAATGCGCGCAAATCCTTGCGGTTCGAGTAAATTTCCAGCAGCTTGACGCGCACCGAATGACGCTCCGGCTGCGTGCGCAGCGCCTCCTTCAGGATCTCTTCGGCCTGCGCATCGCGGCCGTAAGCGATATACACGTCGGCCTCGGCCACCGGGTCGACTTCGTTGGTATCGAGCTGCCTGGCCGACGGCGCAAAGCTGGAATTGAAGACGCTGTTGTTGGTATCGACGCTCTGGCCACCGGTCGAGCCGAACAGCGAATTGGCCTTCAGGCTCGAATCGGTGATGATGCTGTCCTCGAACTGCTTGCTCTTCCTGCGGCGCGCGCTGTAAATGCCGAGGCCGCCCAGGGCCACGAGCAATGCGCCCAGACCCGGCAGCACCAGCGGATTATCGAGCAGCCCATCGAAGAAGCTCGGTTCCGGCGCCGGCGGAGGCGGCGGAACAACGGGCTTCGGCTTTTTCGCCACGGGCGCGCTGCTTGCAGCGGGCGCAGAGGCCGCAGGTACGGATGCGGCCGGGGTCGATGCTTCGGGAGCCGATGCGGCAGGTGCAGGCGCTGCCGGCGTCTCCGCCTTGGGTTGCTCCTGTTTGCCGAGGTTCGGCGTCGCAGCCGTCGGAGCGGATGCGGCCGGCGCGGCAGGCTTAGCTTCGCCCTTTGCCGCCTCGGCCTGCTTCTGCTGCTCCGCCAGGCTCTTGTTCTTGACCTCCAGGACTTTCTGCAGGTCGGTTACATTCTTCTCGAGCTCCTTGATACGGGCGCTGGCTTCGGCGGCAGCCTTTTCCTTGGCAATCTTGTCTTCAGCCGAGGCGGCACCGGCTGCCTTGTCAGCGCCTGGAGCCGCTGCCGAATTCGACAGCTTCAATTTGTCCTTCGACTCGCTGGCGGGCGTCGGTTTTTCTTCGACCTTGGCGGTAATCTTGCCGCTGGCGCTTTGCCGGGTTTCCCCGGATTTCTGCGGCGCCGCGGTGGCGACCTGCCCCGCCAGCTTGCTGCGGTAGTTATGGAAATCCGCCGATTGCGCCACCACGATGCCGTGTGCTTCGGACTTGCCGATGCCCTGCGCCTCGCCGGCACTCGGCACGGTCAGGATTTGCCCGGCCTTGAGGCGATTCATGTTATTGCCGACGAAAGCATCGGGGTTGGCCTGATATAGCGCGACCAGCATCTGGTCGAGCGACAAGCCGCCGGTCTTGTACTGACTCGCGATCTTTGCCAGCGTATCCCCGTTCTTGACCTGGTATTCGGACAAGCCCGCTTCCCTGCTCTCCCGCGGCGCCGGCTTGGCCGCCTTGACTACCGGCTGCTTGGGCGTCGCCGGTTTTTCGGCGGCCGCGACCGGCGCAGGCTCGACGGCCGGTTGCGGCGCATTGGCGCGAGCCTGTTCGGCGCGCGGCGCAGGCGCCACCTGTGCCGCCTGCGCGGTGCGCATGTCGGGCGGGTCGAGAAGGAAGGTGTACTCGCGCACCAGGCGTCCATTCGGACCGCCCAGTTCCAGCAACATGTCGACGAACGGCTCGTTCAAAGGCTGGGTCGACGTGACATAGATGAATTGACGCCCGCCACGCTGATCCACGGAAAAGCGCAATGACGACAAGGCGGAATTAAAGTCCACCCCGGCCTGCCGGAAAGCTTCCGGAGATGCCAGTTTGGCGACCAGCGCCCCGGCCTCTTCCTTGGCCACCGAGCTGAGCTCAATTTCGGCGCGCAAAGGCTGACCAAGCGACGACAAGACCGTCAGCTTGCCCAGGCCAGCGGCATACGCATTGGAGAACAGCAGTGCCGAAGCAACTGCGGCGCTGATGGTCTTCAAATTGAGCGTACCGAACTTCTGGCGTGTGGTTGAATGCATGTTTGATGGCATAGGAGGCATTCCGTTTGCGTATCTGGTGGAGGCACAATTACCGCGCCAATTTATCATTCTTTCGGGGAACTTTCACCATATCATCATGGACTTAGGCGTGCAAGTGTAACCAACTTGCTAAGTTGCGCATGGCGCGGTGCCTTGTTAGACATAGGACTGGACGGGAAAATCACACAAAGTCAATGTTGCGCGCTGACAACGAAACTGGGGCCTGCCGGCAGTCGGTTCTATCGAACCGACTGCCGGCAGGCCCCAGCGCTTTGCTTTTACCAGCTTCCGATCAGGCGTCGAGCACGATGCGCAACATGCGGCGCAACGGTTCGGCCGCGCCCCACAGCAACTGGTCGCCGACCGTGAATGCCGACAGATACTCGCCGCCCATCTGCATCTTGCGCAGACGGCCGACCGGGATCGTCAGGCTGCCGGTGACAGCGGCCGGCGTCAGGTCCTTCATCGACGCTTCGCGCGTGTTCGGCACGACTTTCGCCCACTGGTTTGTGGCGGCGATGATGCCTTCGATCTCGTCGAGCGGCACATCCTTCTTCAGCTTGATGGTGAGCGCCTGAGAATGGCAGCGCATCGCGCCGATGCGCACGCACAGGCCGTCGACCGGAACGGCCGACTTCGCCGCCGGGCCGAACGCCTCGCCGCGGCCAAGGATCTTGTTGGTTTCTGCGCCAGCTTTCCACTCTTCGCGCGACACGCCGTTGCCGAGATCCTTGTCAATCCACGGAATCAGGTTGCCGCCGAGCGGCACGCCGAAGTTCTTGGTTTCGTCGGCAGTCAGCGCATGCTGCTTGGCCAGCACCTTGCGGTCGATTTCCAGGATCGCGGATGCCGGATCGTCCAGCAGCGCCTTGACCTCGGCGTTGATCGAGCCAAACTGGGTCAGCAGTTCGCGCATGTGCTGCGCGCCGCCGCCGGAAGCCGCCTGGTAGGTCATCGAAGTCATCCACTCGACCAGGTCGTGCTGGAACAGGCCGCCCAGGCCCATCAGCATGCACGACACGGTGCAGTTGCCGCCGACATAATTCTTCACGCCGCGCGAGAGCGCATCCTTGATCACGTTCAGGTTGACCGGGTCGAGCACGATGATGGCGTCATCCTTCATGCGCAGCGTGGAGGCCGCGTCGATCCAGTAACCGTTCCACCCGGCCGCGCGCAACTGCGGGAAAATCTCGGTGGTGTAGTCGCCGCCCTGGCAGGTAATGATGATGTCGCACTTCTTGAGCTCATCAATATTGTTGGCGTCTTTCAGCGCGGTTTCGTTTTTCGCCATTGCCGGCGCCTTGCCGCCTGCGTTGGACGTCGAAAAAAACACCGGCTCGATATGAGCGAAATCGCCCTCTTCCTGCATGCGCTGCATCAGGACCGAGCCCACCATACCGCGCCAACCCACCAGACCGACTAACTTCACGATTTTCTCCCTCAGTACATTCAAAAAACTCTGCTCATTGCGCGAGCGCCTTCACCACGGCGTCGCCCATTTCCTTCGTCCCGACCTTGGTCGTGCCTTCCTCATAGATGTCCGGCGTGCGCAAGCCCTGCGCCAGCACCTTCTTGACCGCGTTCTCGACGCGATCGGCCTGCTCCGCCTTGTTCAGCGAGAAGCGCAGCATCATTGCGGCCGACAGGATGGTTGCCAGCGGATTGGCGACGCCCTTGCCGGCGATGTCGGGTGCGGAACCGTGCGACGGCTCGTACAAGCCCTTGTTGTTCGCGTCCAGCGAAGCCGACGGCAGCATGCCGATCGAGCCGGTCAGCATCGCGGCGGCGTCGGACAGGATGTCGCCGAACATGTTGCCGGTGACGATGACGTCGAACTTCTTCGGCGCGCGCACCAGCTGCATCGCCGCGTTGTCGACATACATGTGATCGAGCGCGACGTCCGGATAATCCTTGTGCACGTCGGTCACGATGTCTTTCCAGAACTGGAAGGTTTCCAGCACGTTGGCCTTGTCGACGCTGGTCAGGCGCTTGCTGCGCTTGCGCGCTGCCTGGAACGCGACATGCGCGATGCGGCGGATTTCGGATTCGGCGTAACGCATCGTATCGAAGCCTTCGCGCTCGCCTTTGAACGGGCCGTCCGGGCATTCGCGCACGCCGCGCGGCTGGCCGAAGTAGATGTCGCCGGTCAGTTCGCGGATGATCAGGATGTCGAGGCCGGACACGACTTCCGGTTTGAGCGTCGATGCGCCGGCCAGTTCCGGATACAGGATGGCCGGACGCAGATTGGCGAACAGGTTCAGGTTCTTGCGCAGGCCGAGAATCGCCTGCTCCGGACGCAAAGCGCGCTCCAGCTTGTCGTATTTCCAATCGCCGACCGCGCCGAACAGCACCGCGTCGGCATCCTTGGCGAGCTTCAGGGTGCCATCCGGCAGCGGATGGCCGTGCGCCTCAAAGCCGGCGCCGCCGACCGGCGCGCTTTCCATTTCAAACTTTTCGTCGAGCGCGTTCAGCACGCGTGTCGCCTGCTCGATGATTTCGGGACCGATGCCGTCGCCCGGCAGAATTGCGATTTTCATTTACTCTTCTTCGTTGTCTGTTAAATCGTATTGCCCAGCCAGGGCTGTGCGGCGAGATGACGCTCTTCGAAGGCGCGGATCTTGTCCGCATGGCGCAGCGTCAGGCCGATGTCGTCCAGGCCATTCAGCAGGCAGTATTTGCGGAATGCATCCACGTCGAACGGATACGCGGCGCTGCCCTTGGGCGTGCTCACCACCTGTTTTTCCAGGTCGATCACCAGACGGTAGCCGGGAAAGGCCTTGACTTCGTTGAACAACTGGTCAACCTGCGCCTCGGACAGCACGATCGGCAGCACGCCGTTCTTGAAGCAGTTGTTGAAGAAGATATCGGCGAAGCTCGGCGCGATGATGGCGCGGAATCCGTACTGCTGCAAAGCCCACGGCGCGTGTTCGCGCGACGAGCCGCACCCGAAATTCTTGCGGGTCAACAGGATCGACGCTCCCTGGTAACGCGGCTGGTTCAGCACGAAATCCGGATTCACCGGGCGCTTGGAATTGTCCATCCCCGGCTCGCCGTGATCGAGGTAACGCCATTCGTCGAACAGGTTCGGGCCGAAGCCGGTGCGCTGAATCGATTTCAGAAACTGCTTGGGAATGATGGCGTCGGTGTCGACGTTGGCGCGATCGAGCGGCGCAACCAATCCTTCGTGTACGATAAATTTATCCATGGTCTTGATCTCACTGGAGCCCGCCGCTGCGGCAGGCACCTTGTCCTTATTTTCTCGCCGCGTTCTCGACGACTTCGCCGGCGCGCTTCACATCCTTGCCGATGCCTTCCACCGTGTTGCATCCCAACAGAATGAGCGAGGAAAACAGCAGAACGAACAGATTTTTCATTTTTTCTTTGCCTCCCTAAATCCCGCTAGCGCAGCGCGCGCACGTCGACGAAGTGCCCGGCGATGCCGGCGGCTGCCGCCATTGCCGGCGACACCAGGTGCGTGCGGCTGCCCTGCCCCTGGCGTCCCTCGAAATTGCGGTTGGACGTCGATGCGCAGCGCTCGCCCGGCTCCAGCCGGTCGGCGTTCATTGCCAGGCACATCGAGCAGCCCGGATCGCGCCATTCGAAACCGGCTTCCTTGAAGATCTTGTCGAGTCCTTCGCGCTCGGCCTGCTCCTTCACCAGGCCGGAACCCGGCACCACCAGCGCCAGCTTCACGTTCGATGCGCGGAACTTGCCGCGCACGACGGCGGCAGCGGCGCGCAAGTCTTCGATGCGCGAGTTGGTGCAGGAACCGATGAAGACCTTGTCGATGCGGATATCGGAGATCGCTGTGTTCGGCTTCAGGCTCATGTAGACCAGCGCCTTTTCCATCGCGTCGCGCTTGACCGCATCCTTTTCCTTGTCCGGATCCGGCACGCGGTCGTCGATCGCGACTACCATCTCGGGCGAAGTGCCCCAGGTGACTTGCGGCTTGATCTCGGCGGCGTTGAGCGTCACCACCATGTCGAACTTGGCGCCGGCGTCGGAATGCAGCGTGCGCCAGTATTCGACCGCGCGGTCCCAGTGCGGGCCGACCGGCGAAAACGGGCGGCCTTTCACGTAGTTGATCGTGGTGTCGTCGACCGCCACCATGCCGGCGCGCGCGCCTGCCTCGATCGCCATGTTACAGATCGTCATGCGCCCTTCCATCGACAGCGAACGGATGGTGGAGCCGGCGAATTCGATCGCGTAGCCGGTGCCGCCGGCAGTGCCGATCTTGCCGATCACGGCCAGCACGATGTCCTTGGCGGTGACGCCGAACGGCAGCGCGCCATCGACCTGCACCAGCATCGCCTTGGATTTCTTGGCCAGCAGAGTCTGGGTCGCCAACACATGCTCGACCTCCGAAGTGCCGATGCCGTGCGCCAGGCAGCCGAAGGCGCCGTGGGTGGAAGTATGCGAGTCGCCGCACACGACCGTCATGCCCGGCAGGGTGGCTCCCTGCTCCGGCCCGATCACGTGCACGATCCCCTGGCGCTTGTCGCGCATGCTGAAATAGGTTAGCCCGTACTCCTTGGTATTGGCGTCCAGCGTCTCGACCTGCAGGCGCGATACCGGATCGGCGATGCCCTGGGCGCGGCCCGTGGTCGGCACGTTGTGGTCGGCCACCGCCAGGTTGGCGGAATTGCGCCACGGCTTGCGTCCAGCCAGTTTCAGACCTTCGAATGCCTGCGGGCTGGTGACTTCATGCACCAGGTGACGATCGATATAGAGAACGGCGGTGCCATCCTCTTCGGTATGCACGACGTGCGATTCCCAGAGTTTGTCGTAGAGCGTTTGAGCCATGTTTCAAGAGCGAGCCAAAAGGATGCGCCATGCAGCGCAATACGTTGGAAAGAGTCCTTGATTATGCCATAGTGCAGCGCAAAACCGCGGCGCGCCCGGCGAAAGGCGTGCACGATCGGCCCCGGCAGAAGATTGTTAATTCTTTTTTAATCCCTACTTCTTGCGCGCCTGCTCGTAGAGCGGCATTACCCGCTGCGAATAGTTGGTCAGGTCATTCAGGCGATCTTCGCGTGACGGGTGAGTCGACAGGAACTTGATTGGCTCCGCGCCGCCGATTTGTCCCATTTTCTGCCACAGCGAGATGGCCGCGCGCGGATCGTAGCCCGCACGCGCGGCCAGCTCCACGCCCATGCGGTCGGCTTCCGATTCCTGGTTGCGCGAATGCGGCAGGCCCACCAGGCCCATATAGGCGTATTCGGCGCCCTTCTGTCCGATGTCGCCCAAGCCGAGCAATTCGGAACCGATCTGGATCAGGCTGCCCGCCACCATTTGCTCCGAAGCGCGCTCGCGCGAATGCTCGCGCAAGGCATGCGAGATTTCGTGACCGAGGACGGCGGCCAGTTCGTCGTCGGTGACATTGAGCTTATCGATCAGGCCGGTATAAACCGCAATCTTCCCTCCGGGCATGGCCCAGGCATTCACTTCCGGGGAGGTCAGCACATTGGCTTCCCAGGCCCACTGCAGGGCATCGGGACGGAAAACCGCGGTTTGGGGAATCAACCGGTTGACGATGTTGCGCACGCGCTGCACTTGGGTGGAATTTCGGTTGAGCAAGCCTTTGCTGCGTGCCTCATTCATTACCTGCGCATACTCCTGGCTGGCCGCCTGCTGGATTTCAGCGGCCGGCACTGCCATGCGCTGCTCGCGCGTCACGCCGACGGCGCCGCCTTGCGTGGTTTGCACCGTTTCGCAGGCAACCAGCGAGAGCATCACCGTCGCCGTCGCCAACTTCGATAGCAGGCTTCTCATGATCGGTTTCATTTTTTCTCCTCATGACGATGGGGTTGCCAGCGGTATGACAATGCCGCCGCCGCGGCGCCCGCCAGCGCGAACATTGCTGCCATTAAATAGACTGTTTGCGAGCCAAATGTATCCCAGAACACGCCCAAAATCAGTCCGCCCAAGGTGCCGCCCAGCCCATATGAAATGCTGGTGAATAGCGCCTGGCCGCTTGCCTGCAGCGGCCCGGAGAACCAGCGCTGCAGGGTTGCCACGGATGCCGAATGATGGGTGCCGAAGGTGGCAGCATGCATTACCTGAGCCGCCAGCAGCAAGATCAGCGACTGCGCGCCGAAGCCGATCAGCAGAAAGCGCAGCACCGCGATCAGCAGGCTGGCCATCATCAGCTTTTGCACGCCGTAGCGGCGAAAAATTGGTGCCTGGAAAAAGAAAAAGGCGATTTCCACCACCACGCCGAGCGACCACATGAGGCCGATCACCGTATTGCTGTAGCCGATCTGCGCCAGGTACAGCGAGTAGAAGACATAGAGCGACGCGTGCGCCGCGATCATCATGAAGGTCGACACAAAAAACGCCAGCACTTCGCGCCTGCGCAGCAACGCGATGACGGATGGAGCGCCGTGCGGTGCGGTGACCGGCGCCGCCTCCTGCATGCGCAGGCTGGCCACCAGCACCAGCGCGAGCAAGGATATCGAGATCCAGGGCATCAGATGGATGCCGAAGCGGTCGAGCGCTGGCCCGGCGAGCGTCACCGTCAGGATGAAGCCGACCGACCCCCACAGGCGCAGGCGGCCGTAGTGGGTAAGGTCGCCGCGCATCTCCGACAACATCAAGGCTTCCGACAACGGCGCCTGGGCGCTGGTAAACAGGTTCACCAGGACCATCACCAGGAAGAAGTGTGCAAACGTCTGGCCGACAAAGATGCCGGCGAACAGCGCGGTGGCCGCCACTGCGGTCAGCCGCAATACCGTCACTCGCTTCTGGTGGCGGTCGGCCACCCAGCCCCACAGGTTGGGACCGAAGATGCGCATGACCTGCATCAGCGACATCAACACGCCGATCTCGGCGGCGCTCATGCCCTTGCCTGAAAAATACAGGCTGGCGTACGGCGAAAACACGCCGACGTAGCCGTAGTACGCGAAGAAGAACAGAGCGAAACTGAACGACTGCTTTGGCCAGGACGGATGCTGCACGGAAGTGTGATTATGAGTGCCGCAGGCTTGGTTGTGCGGCGCGCCGTTGTCGCTCGGCCTG is a window from the Noviherbaspirillum sp. UKPF54 genome containing:
- a CDS encoding MFS transporter, with the translated sequence MQHPSWPKQSFSFALFFFAYYGYVGVFSPYASLYFSGKGMSAAEIGVLMSLMQVMRIFGPNLWGWVADRHQKRVTVLRLTAVAATALFAGIFVGQTFAHFFLVMVLVNLFTSAQAPLSEALMLSEMRGDLTHYGRLRLWGSVGFILTVTLAGPALDRFGIHLMPWISISLLALVLVASLRMQEAAPVTAPHGAPSVIALLRRREVLAFFVSTFMMIAAHASLYVFYSLYLAQIGYSNTVIGLMWSLGVVVEIAFFFFQAPIFRRYGVQKLMMASLLIAVLRFLLIGFGAQSLILLLAAQVMHAATFGTHHSASVATLQRWFSGPLQASGQALFTSISYGLGGTLGGLILGVFWDTFGSQTVYLMAAMFALAGAAAAALSYRWQPHRHEEKK